The Helicoverpa armigera isolate CAAS_96S chromosome 18, ASM3070526v1, whole genome shotgun sequence genome segment TCACTGCATTATTTTGATTGATTACTCATCTACTATCAATAGATAACGATTTTGAATTCCAGATTTTTTTTGCGAAATTCCGATCCTCtagttattattgaaaaatttcTAATTTATGAACTTAAACCCTTAAAGCTGCTCTAAGGATTTAAATCCCTTAGAACTTTGCAAAGAGTTCAAAGTGAGAACTTTACACTCTGAAGAGTACCAACTAAAGTTTTCTCTAGAAAACAAAGTCTATGTTAGCCACGAAACCCAAAACAAGTCTCAAAATAACTTACACTTAACGTAGGTACCTGTTTCCCTTAACGTGATTATTCACTGAACACACAAACATATAGGTAAACTAATTATCCTTTCCTTATCAACTTGCTGCATTCGGACTAAATCGGGATCAAACTAAATTACTCGGAAAGTGCTTTTCCGAAAGCTAAAGTTAGAACAAAGTGCTTTAGTTAACATGTTCcgtattttaaattatcaccTGCAAATTGCcatggagatcaaagggggatgcctatgttcagcagtggacgtcctatggctgaaatgatgatgatgatgaagatgaaattGCCATAGTTTCGCCAACATCTCGGgtgaattaggtacctactggatgtaccaaaatcaaaatcatttcaaaATCATAGTAGGCTGAAAATCTTCCGTTTTGGAACATAattccccaaaacgcccccctttcaccacccGGATAATATGTCTCATCTATATCCCTAAGTGCCTACCAAAATCCAAATGTGTTTCGCCATTTTACTGTAAATGCTTAACAAATTCTCacgaaatattgaaaatatttttagtttactcAAATAATTGCCAAAAATTAACACTCGTTCACATTTCgagcttatattttattaatacctacattCAAGCTTGTCACAACCGAGTCTGTTCGTAATATCCGCTGACAAAATATCTGTGACGCTTCACTATAATGAAGCTTTGTGTTCAAACATACGTCTGTGAAACTTAGGAATTAAATCCACTTAGTTGTACTGTCAGTGTTCTGCTGAAAACTGGGGTGTCTTTATAAGTCGATTGAGGAGTTGAGAATTAAGTTTTATAGTAAGCATTGAATTACGTATGTACTGACATACATTGGAGGATAGATgctaaacattttttgtttctgtagCATAGTCTGCCAAAAATTAAGTTGAAGACTAAATAAAAGTTGAAAACCGGGCTTGATttcaacgaaaaaaaaatctctatcAAATTTGTATTGTcccaacaaaaaataacattgataaAACATACTTAAGTACGTAATCATGATCAGTAACTTCTCGAATCTTAGTACAACCAACAAACTTCGTACATAACGCAACAGTTTAATCAGAacatatacatagataggtaaaaTCACGtattctacaaaattcaaaattggcCGCTTGAaaataacacacaaaaaatacatatgtatattccaAATTGGTAGACCAACCTTTCCAATAACAACAAGcttgtaattaaaactttatagtTCGTAACTGAAACTGGCCAAAACGTTTTTCCACACAACGCTCTTCAGTAATTGGGTTAAGGATTTTAACATTCCAACAGCTTTATTTCGAACAAGTATTACCATATgccagattttttaaattcgaaATCCCAAACAATTGGATATATTCcatcgtcatctgcctagctttttcccaactattttggggtcaattccagtctaatcagatgcaactgaataccagtgttttataagcagcgactgcctatctgacctcctcaacccagttacccgggcaacacattACTCTTAAATGAGACTGGTTGTTcgacttcctggcttctgactacccgtaacgactgccaaagatgttcaatgaaagCCTATAGTTTATTGTTCCCTCCGAAATACGGTCataggtgtccaagatatacttagatggTACATTCAAATTGGAAGAGTTGCATTGGTGCTTGCCTGCCCTCTAATCGAACCCATACctactcatacttgagaggttggttctttacccactaggccaccacgacttcccgAATTTGAAATCCACAAAATCCCAAACAATTGAATATATTCcattaaattgaatataaagGTCAGTAGCCCGAAAaccaattaaacattttaatgggAGGAACCCCTTTTGATGATTGCATTGTCGAATCAATGGCTTGTATTAACATTTTAAGCCACGGTCTCATTCATTGCCAGCGGTTGTAATCTGTGTTCTTGTTTTTTGAGAGAAAaccattttattgtaaaaattgggttttgaatgctagcttcCGAATGCTAGCTTCCGAATGCAACTGCTGACCGCACTTACAGCGACTGCATGCAATCGTTCAATAGCTAAGGGCTTCGACTATATTGGCTGCTGCCGCTtagatccaaaacggtttcatgtaaatacatacaaaccagtagtgcagctgtgGCCGTTTTCATACAATCGCGGCAGttttcaaaacgtacctttaggctgactatgtttttattgaagaaatatggttaacaaattaaaatacattctgCGTGggacataatttacaaaaatattgcattttatttactatcGCATGCAATTTGGTatgctaattaaaatatatattttctgtgTAAGAGATACTctcatattttgaaaataaaatactttttatagcGGACAGCTAAATGGACcattattaaaatctgttgTGTGATACATAAAACAgtagttcatatttttattttatatttatgtttgaaaatagTATTAATATGTTAAACATCGGATATTTAGGTGAAAAGGAGATTGGTAAAattctttttattaattcacTTAAATGTTTTTCTATGCTTTGtctgcaaaattatttatattttatagcgtCGTATATTTGCGTCCGTTTTTAATGCTTAATTAATAGAatctaaatacaaaataataccttttAAAGCCCTCTTGATCAATTATTGTGAGATGagagataaaataatgttgtcagatttgaaataaaacatgtaaaatttattgagaataaataaaaattgaacattataatttaattaataacatattaGTTGGACATCTCTATCTTTTAAAgcttacttattttaaaatttaagtcttttttgtttaattaaaggGTTCATTCACTCttgataaaaagtttttagagTCTACCTTTATTATCAAAAGATCAAGTTTTGAGTTCACCGGAGTTCAGTTATGACGGATTTTTTATGGTTTTCTAAATCAAaatcttattttcaaaaatgcaaATGGAAGTTTCATGGGtaatattcaaattcatttttaaaagaTACGTATAAAAGTCGAGTTCTATTTTTAGTCATATTTTATCCACACATAATAATCCGGGATCGGAATTGATACCGATTTGAGCCATAACTTGTAACCTAAGCATTTAATTTTTCGACCACTTTTAGGCATATGACCTAACCAcaaaaaactgataaaaattgATCATAACTAATAGAATTTGCCTACTCGTTACCCTCATATAATTTGAAGCAAGGTTCAAAACAATTGCTGACAAGTTCAAttgttttaactattatttaattgtgtaCCTACGTGTATTATTATGAAGCAGAGAAAACATACTATTGATTTCAGTTTTGTCACAAAAGTACTTTCTAATTGcatagtgtaggtacctaccaataCTGGACAATTACAGTTCTGTGAGAGTTCGCGCAGTAAAAACACATACAATTTGGCAAAACCCAATGACTTTCTGTTttcgaaagtatttttttgttctgaGTAATTCTCACTTATGTTTGATGTGTAAGGGGTTTTCAAAGTAAAGTTTGAGAGGGATAACAATTCGTTAAGatgttttttgaaaaagatTGGTGAGGACCAAAACCAGAGAAACTTAACTGTAACTAAGTAGCTTCCGcacgcggttttacccgcgtcccgagataactgctggACTGCTGCTAACCATGGGGTGACATAAACAGATCTAAGCCGCCTCCCCTCTAATTCTCTATTCTCTATTCTAttcttaaacggttcagccattcttgagttataagtaggTAGTGTAACTAACTAGGTAGATGAAGGCATAAAATagcaactttattttaaaaagcataGTCCACTTTCACAACCCACAACTTTTAAACTTGCAACGTAAAAATCTCAAAGTCCAAAGTAAAAACTCAAAGTGCCATCTCAGACTTCCAGTACCAAATTCAGTTTGAACCTAGATTCTCATCCAGGAAATTAATTCAGCTGTAAGTTTCTGCcaacgcgagtaaaaccgcgtATAATAGCtagtaataacaataatttaccaAGTGCATTGGCGTTCTAGTTTAAAAGTACCCAcaaactgaagactaaacagtcggccgacagttggcccgatggttggaaaaaatatttagaaaaaaaatcgaggatgcaatcaaagtttttactcGGTCTGATATCGgcaaaatacctgatcgttgttatgttaTACTACCTTTcatcttcatatttatttatgagcgatgcatcggagagcacgtaaatgtcggttctgcgcctgatctctcaccggtcgtgtcggattgccgtcccatcgggctatgagagttaaggaatagtgagtgcacctgtgtctgcgcaaatgcttgtgcactataatatgtcctgtgcagttggctaatctccttacatgagaacatcCGCCGTAGCCGTTAATCAGCTAGatggacatcatcatcagcacgAGCCGTTacaaattatcggccgactaaaagtttgtagtgtgtaaGTCTTCTTGAAAGTAGGTTTTCTTGTACTTGCCAAGGGGTATAGATGTCAAGAAAGAATCGAAAGTTTCTTGAACTTTTGTCACACTGCATTGAATACGCATTTGGGTCGCGCGACAAAGCGTGTGAATTTATTGGCGTTTTGTGTgtgtaaaattatatgttttctATATGAATTTAATAAAGTTGCGAAGATGTTCAAAAGATAAATCCAGAAGTAAAAATACTCTACACTAcaccaaacatttaaatcggttcagtagttttgttccGGAAAGCTCGGCACATAGTTGCTTTTATAAAGATTAACAATTTAGTATTTCCGAAGAAGATAGGTAATTTCATCCTTTAGATTTTGATCATGGTTTTAAATTTTCAGATTAACTCTACCGCAATATATTCATGCATTTCAATGAGCTTTAAACTAGATGTTTCTATACATACTCAGAGTTAGATATTGGTAGAGTTCCTTATCCAATATAGTAATATTTGTACTGAAATCCCGCAGTCCCGAAGATCTCCAGTACAATTTCTGCAATAGCATACAAACTGAAATCTCACGATAGAACAAACATACACAATCGGAACTACTATCTGTGTCAAGCAAATATTTGTAGCgatcgggaatcgaacctgctCTTCTTACAGTTGATAAAAATTATGTGTGAGATTGTGTTGTAGCCTATTTACCTATTATAGAAATTACAATTATTCATATAAACGCAGTTTGGTAAACTTTTTATCTTGATTAACTCCACTTTTCTGTTCTTGTAAGGGTTTTAACTGCACTTCTGCCACAAAAGTAGGCTTTTTAAGACTGTAAAGTgtttaaatacataacaaatactTAATACAAGCCTTGTTACTAGAAATAAGAAACAGTTCGTTTTGCTTATCAACCCACTTGAGTTTTTTGACATAAGCCTCAAATAATAATCCTTTTTGTAGACTACTTTTTCTTCATAAGTACCTCTTTGGCTTACCATAGCATCTTTTGGAATAATAGATATTCACTGCGCATTTGCTAGACTTTAAACCTAATGCAATATAATTAAGActtgatatcaaattatttcttCGAAATCAAGTCTTCATCAGCTTAaagttgttattaaaattcatcTCTCTAGCGACTACGTAGGATTTAAGCTTTGTTTGATTGCTATCAGATTTTAGTTTTCTGCTGAACAACTGCGCAGTGGCCATTGTGTAGTGCAGTTAATTCATATCTGGAATCTGGTTAAACTAGATCTTCTAagaattgtatttattattcgAAATTGTACTTATGTTCGAGTGTTTTAGTTGTGGTAGTTTATTTCGGTGTAGCTTTTAAGTCAGTATTTGCTTTTCGACGAAAAATGAACATGGAGGGCTCTTGAAGGAGTGTGGGTAGATTTTAGCAGGTAACACTCTGAAATTCCCATTTTCTGCTACCACAGTGCTAAGAGTAATTTGGTGAATTTATTAAACTTAGCAACATTTTGCATACATGCAGTTGATAACACATGTCTTTACCCCTGAAGTGTGCCACTAGAGTGGACCAGTCATTTGACTTGAACTACATATACAACTCTACTGAGGGCACTCCCTATTGTAGTCAATGCTAGATCATTAAAACTAACAAAgcttattaattaaaacctttattttactttgtaagAAGATTGTAAGACCTAATAGTTCACCAGAACTACATCTGAACACAAGCTATTGAATAGTTGGTCCTTTGGCACTTCGTCTCAATACCGTCTGTGGACCACTCCAACGGATTAATTCCCAAAGCTCTGTGCAGCTGTTTGACGAGTACTGGAAATAAACGTTTGTATGACTTTTAGAAGAACTAgttgttttccgcggttttgGTTGTATCCTGGAATAACTGCTTTAAGTGCCCAGTATGTATCGGGATTATAATCCCGACTATACTAACGTattttcaatacatacaaaattggATATTGATATGTTTTTGTTAACTTTCATGCAGTTAAATCTATTGTTATTTAAGTTTGATTATTGATTGTAATTTTACTTAGATGTAGGGTGCTTTActtgtagattatttttttcagaatacaGTAAAGTAGAAAGTGCTCTGTATTCTGCGCTAGATTTTAATAGATCTTTATACAGAATTTCATCTAAATGGCTAACAAACTAAAattcatattacaatattagtagataTTATAAGCTTTTCGTTAGTTTCGAGTTTAAAGTCGTGGGAAGCACTTAATTAGTTCCATTTGGCTATTTGTTAAGTGTTGTTTTACCTGAGTTGGGAATTTGGTCCCACGCAACAAGTTTcatgaaattgtatatttagtTGTAATGGCTGCTTCAATTATTTGCCTAAAGTATTATTAAGCCTTTATTCATTGAAGTTATAAAAACAGGAGCTAAGtatttaattggtttattttattatcaggaGATTTTTTGAAAACGTTAGTGGTTAGTAAAAGTGCAGAGTGGTATACTCTAACTAAATAACACTTTGCAAATTCCTGTATAGtattgaagtaaaaaaatatatatttgaaaattactGGCATTGAAGCAAAAGGAACTTTTTTTTGATGGGTGAGTgaggccctttatgtaccagggttaATGTTAATAGCGCGCGAGTTTCTCACCTAACCAGTGgtaaatttttgattttaaaattctacGGCGCTATTCAAAGAAAACCCTATACtgatttaattcatttattattcatacaGGTGATTAGGGGAAGTCAAGAAAGTGatcttttttctaataaataagcaaaaagGATAGTATGGTCCAAGTAGTGGTCAGGCAGTAGTGTCCCCAATAATACATAGAGCTGAATACATTTGACGTTTCAATGTATCTGTCAAACGGACTACCTAAAATGGCACTCGGCTCTTGAATGGCGATCGAGCGCTTTCGTAATTATTCCatagtagtttaagtttgtatacatatatgtatagtgtgtacattgtataaaatataattaagttacctattaaataattatacctTCTATAAAACGCCTAGATATTTTACACTTTTCCATAGGTATTACTAGgatgaattatttataacaatgaaCTATAATTGATGAACTAAGTATGTATCTATAACCTGAGTTGTTTCGAAGAATAATCATTGCTTTTTTTTCACTTGTTATAGTAATATTCAGTAAGATTGATAACCTAAAACTTTTTAATGCGTCtgaattttcttttacaaaaccTTGCTTTATTTCGTACTTTCAAAAGTGTAgctaaagtatttttaaaagagaAATAAACGCACATAATATTCGAAGTTGCTGAAAAATAAGTAAATGCAAGAAATTCgctatttttgtgaataaaactttatcacttaaattattttagaaaacatactttttctgttattgttatGAAAGTCCTCTCTTAGTTTTATCGAGCAGAAAAAATATGGTATCCTATATTTTAACGTCCTCACATTGCGTTTGTAAGTAAGTATACTTGTTTTTTCAATATTCTTTAATTTGGCCAATCACACTTTTTCCGGAGGATGGATTCCAGAGATGTACCTAAGTGAGGCCTACTAAGATAATAATATGCGTGTATTGTAGTGTATTACGAAGTTTTAATGTAGTAAAAACTCTGTTATCgatattaattacctacttaggtCATGAGCACATGACATTATGTTCTTTTGTGTCTGCGCAGtggcaatataaataatatcaatcagAGGTCACTGATAGCCTTGTCATTATGTATCTTTCCTAGTGgttaagtaaataaagcaaGAAATTAAGTACGCAACATCTCGATTTTAAGTAccattaaattatatgttaaaaAGTTTCAGAAATTGTAAGCTTTTCCTTGTAGGTAATTGAAGTTTATTAAAGGATACTGTTTGTTTACTTAAGTTACTCGAAAAGCAAGCCCTTATTTTTgtacttctaaaaataattaaattttatattaatgtacgaaaataataacttttaggTATTTCAACATGTTAATTTTATGTCCTTGAATGTTGTAATAAGACTTGTTAACAATGggagaataataaaaaatactatttatctaataaaaaatatattttaattgaccaattaaaataaatgcaatataATGGCAATTGTTGCAAATATTACACTAACAAAATTTCTTAACCTAATTAACTacaaactgaatattttttgcacTGGCACTTCACAATTTTTGCTAGCCAATCACAGATCATCCATCGTAGAGCCAATAAAAGTTCAATTCTACGGAACGAATTCcaattttgaaatttaaaattccattttcaaatcatCCATCACACAACACGATCAcactcaaaaatatattaatactgtttgaatttagaatctCAGGCAGACGTTAGTGCCGGACGCGGTTCCACAAATTCCAATTTCGATtcgcatatttatttatcagtctAGAATCGAGTTGTGATTTCGAGATTCTAAATCGATTCTTACATATcctaatataaaattttcttctACTTGGTACCGATGAAGCTGTTCTGTCTCTGGGGGTAGGTTTGTGGGTTACGCCTGAAGTTCTCATATTGCCTCCAGTTGAGGTACCAGAAAGGTTGATTTTCGACTGGAAGTTGGTTGAGCCTGTTTATGAGATTCCCGTCGCCTCTCGCGTCAATAGGGTAGGAGTCATCTTCACCGAATCTATTCGATATTAGATCCGCTTCCACGGCCGGGTATCCGATAGGGCTCAGTCCAGCGTAGAATGGCCTTTGTGCCTTCACTACGGCAATTAAGATTGTGAGCGCTAGAGCGATTTTGTAGGCGGCCATTGTCTGTGAACAAAGAAATAAggattcaataaaattataggcAAGACATGATGttgctaagttttttttttattcgctGTAACCGGTTTATCGCCAGTTGTTAGTACAACAAGATTATTTTATCTGTTGAAGGATGCAGGTTTCTTAGATGCGTACTTGTGATAAAAAGATGAATATTTGAATAAAGTTAATTGCCTACTGTTTATAAGCAAATGTTAAAGGAGCTCAACaacttaagtttttaatttgtaaatgagcagagaaaacttaatttttaccATTACAATACTTTtggtcaaaaaaatattaaaaataatgttatatttatttgacaataaaaataataaatcaaattaatttaatccaGCAATGAACGGCAATTAGCTCACCCCAACAAAAAtctttctaaattcaaatcccAAATCAAAAATCGAACGCAATATTTACCTCTGttcttattttcttattttgaagCACAACAACAACTAAAGCGGGGTTAACGCACTCAATGACTGTTACTGTCGCTCGTTCGCAATTCGAACTGTGACTTCGATACAACTGGACACTGTATAAATATGAACGCGTCGTAATCGCGAACATCGGAGTGCTACAGGCTTTAGGAAGTTTAGACTGGAAACAATTGCCAATATCATTTTTCAAGTTTTGAAAGTACAGTTAAATAAGTGACTAACATAAAGgactattttattactaaaacagttttttaatgCTTTATGTTTGGAGTGTAAATTGGAATCATCtgcatacttatttatttatttttgcattcaaTAGTGTTTCATCCCCGACTAGAAAACGAAGGGATATGTAAGGCATCGTAACCCTTGAAGGGATAAACCacttttgtttgagtttttaaCCACTTCTATGCCAAACCACTATTTTCTATTGCAAATGACTTGAAATCATCAAACAATTATcactcaattaaaaataaaaccacaaaaaagtcaataaacaaacactaatttaaataagatCAACATTTATTTGCACACAGCCTTCTCTAAACATTCTGTAACCTACGTAAAAACCCCATTCAACACGTCACGCGGGAATTCGTCTCGCCGACAGCTGACGTCACAGTTCACGTCCAAGTCAATCATTGACCAATCAGAGCTGACCTCTAGTCATTCACTCAATCACCGGTCTAACGTCCACTTATGTTCGAACGGAGAGGGGAGAAGGAGGTCAAGTAATATTGGTTGGTGTCAAAGATGGGTTTTGAGTCACTTTatgaagtaatatttatttatttatgcaagtCACTGGTTATTAAACACACCCCCAGACGTTGGGTTTTTTCGGCGTAGTGTAGTAGTATTGCATAAAGCCGTTAGTTCAGTCAACTAAGTGTggtagacatttttttttctgctaATTGGTTGCGGTTTGACCTAGTTTGGAGAGGATAAAAATATTCACCTGTAGGTTTGTCGGTAGTTACACTTAATTCTCTTTGGGAAAACCCAATGATTATTTTGCTTGACCTTTGGTTGGCGCTTAATGAGTGTCAAAGAgggatgatttatttttattttttgatttgcatTGAATGTAGCCCGacttctttttttattgaattaatttaaagttcattgttatttttactaaatatcTAATATAGCTAGTATATAAATACTCAATCAGTAACACAAAACAGTTTTACTATTCGCACAACTGACATGTATACACAGgcatacatttttcaaaaatggaacACTTTGCCTTCGTTTTTAATTCTTAAATCGAATTAGGTAGGGTTAATTTCAAATTGAGAATGTGcttgattttcttttttcgtTCATTTATACAtaagttgaataaaattaaaatgcattacCGAGTTTATTGGGAAACGGGATACATCTAAGTTGTAACTAACTAACAGCTAAccaatgggtattgggttgcccgggtaactgggttgaggaggtcagatagggcagtcgctccttataaagcactggtactcagctgaatccggttagactggaagccgaccccaacatagtttgggaacaAGGCTCGGAGAAGGATGGATGGGATAAAtctaactttaactttaaaaacttAAGCCTACAATATGGGTTTTTTTCAAGGTGACGAATAAATAAGGTCAGTCGTCCCACCAATGTAATTATGCTATAAAAAGATTGCATCTCATGCTGTGAATCagctattgttatttaaatgtcatATTACAActagtacataaaatatatctattgtGTATTTTCCTGTGAAAGCGGAAGATTAGATTTCATGGCTTAACCGGTTCCTGTGTTGTTAAACCCAGTAATActatctttttaaaataaagttttagaaTCTAGTTTTATTAGTtgccatttcaataaatataaaacaaacataaagtaataatttatttaatagccTGTTTGGTTATCCTACTATGAGTACAGGCCTCTTGTAAACAGGTTAAATGTTGGAGTTAAAAAATGATTgaggaaaaaaatatctgtatctATCGGTATATAACTATTGGAAATAAACTGTTTGTTTACTTCAATAGTTCAAAAAACGGTATGCAACTTTGAATGAGCTTCAAGAAAGAGTTTAAGTCTAAAGGAGAACAActcagaaattatttattacttataaaaagtat includes the following:
- the LOC110379203 gene encoding uncharacterized protein LOC110379203, which translates into the protein MFAITTRSYLYSVQLYRSHSSNCERATVTVIECVNPALVVVVLQNKKIRTETMAAYKIALALTILIAVVKAQRPFYAGLSPIGYPAVEADLISNRFGEDDSYPIDARGDGNLINRLNQLPVENQPFWYLNWRQYENFRRNPQTYPQRQNSFIGTK